From one Luteolibacter sp. SL250 genomic stretch:
- a CDS encoding DNA topoisomerase IV subunit B: protein MADYTEADIKSLDWREHIRMRPGMYIGKLGDGSSPDDGLYILLKEAVDNSIDEHIMGHGKEVRIDIDEQGRVEVRDFGRGIPLGKLYDCAAQINTGAKYDSEAFKKSVGLNGVGIKAVNALSSFFEIQAWREGTTKALEFSKGQLTVDMPNPRRDEGANGTRLAFEVDRTIFPAKAKYKEAFVEKMCRYYSYLNPALTVVFNGKKFRSKDGLLDLLREEMENEALYPPIHLVGKDIEIAFTHSPESGEEYYTFVNGQNTSQGGTHLAAFREALVQVVRGFYKKQYDPADIRAGIEAAICVRIIEPVFESQTKTKLGSTTVAPEGESLRTFIGNFLKTNLDNYLHKHPQVAEAIQKRIISAERERKDLKGVQKLARERSRQAKVHNKKLRDCRVHFDTKHKRREESTLFITEGDSASGSITKSRDVETQAVFSLRGKPLNTFSLPRKIVYENEEFALLQAALNIEDGIEELRYSKVVIATDADVDGMHIRLLLLTFFLQFFPELIRDGHLHILQTPLFRVRNKKETIYCYDEPERVKAIAKLGKNAEITRFKGLGEISPDEFKFMIGPDMRLDPVEYEEGKGVKELLAFYMGKNTPDRQEFIIDNLREDVDRQIEAAVA from the coding sequence ATGGCAGACTACACCGAAGCCGACATCAAATCCCTGGACTGGCGCGAACACATCCGGATGCGCCCGGGCATGTACATCGGCAAGCTGGGTGACGGTTCCTCCCCGGATGACGGCCTCTACATCCTGCTCAAGGAGGCGGTGGACAACTCCATCGACGAACACATCATGGGCCACGGCAAGGAGGTCCGCATCGACATCGATGAGCAGGGCCGCGTGGAGGTCCGGGACTTCGGCCGCGGCATCCCCTTGGGCAAGCTTTACGACTGCGCCGCGCAGATCAACACCGGCGCGAAATACGACAGCGAGGCCTTCAAGAAATCCGTCGGCCTCAACGGCGTCGGCATCAAGGCGGTCAACGCCCTTTCCTCCTTCTTCGAGATCCAGGCATGGCGCGAGGGCACGACCAAGGCGCTTGAGTTCTCCAAGGGCCAGCTCACCGTCGATATGCCGAACCCGCGCCGCGATGAAGGCGCGAACGGCACCCGCCTCGCCTTCGAGGTGGACCGCACCATTTTCCCGGCCAAGGCGAAGTACAAGGAAGCCTTCGTCGAAAAGATGTGCCGCTACTATTCCTACCTGAACCCGGCCCTCACGGTCGTGTTCAACGGGAAGAAATTCCGCTCGAAGGACGGCCTGCTCGACCTCCTGCGGGAGGAGATGGAGAACGAGGCGCTCTACCCGCCGATCCACCTGGTCGGAAAGGACATCGAGATCGCCTTCACCCACAGCCCGGAGAGCGGGGAGGAGTACTACACCTTCGTCAACGGCCAGAACACCTCCCAGGGCGGCACCCACCTCGCCGCCTTCCGTGAGGCGCTGGTGCAGGTCGTCCGCGGCTTCTACAAGAAGCAGTATGACCCCGCGGACATCCGCGCCGGCATCGAGGCTGCCATCTGCGTGCGCATCATCGAGCCGGTGTTCGAGTCGCAGACGAAGACCAAGCTCGGCTCCACCACCGTCGCTCCTGAGGGTGAGTCCCTGCGGACCTTCATCGGGAACTTCCTCAAGACCAACCTCGACAACTACCTGCACAAGCACCCGCAGGTGGCGGAGGCCATCCAGAAGCGGATCATTTCCGCGGAGCGGGAGCGCAAGGACCTGAAAGGCGTGCAGAAGCTCGCCCGCGAGCGGTCCCGCCAGGCGAAGGTCCACAACAAGAAGCTGCGCGACTGCCGCGTCCACTTCGACACGAAGCACAAGCGCCGCGAGGAATCCACCCTCTTCATCACCGAGGGTGACTCCGCCTCCGGTTCCATCACCAAGAGCCGGGATGTGGAGACGCAGGCCGTGTTCTCCCTGCGCGGCAAGCCGCTCAACACCTTCAGCCTGCCGCGGAAGATCGTTTATGAAAACGAGGAGTTCGCCCTGCTGCAGGCCGCCCTCAACATTGAGGATGGCATCGAGGAACTGCGTTACAGCAAGGTCGTCATCGCCACCGATGCCGACGTCGATGGCATGCACATCCGCCTGCTGCTGCTCACCTTCTTCCTCCAGTTCTTCCCGGAGCTGATCCGTGACGGCCACCTCCACATCCTCCAGACGCCGCTGTTCCGCGTCCGCAACAAGAAGGAGACCATCTACTGTTATGACGAGCCGGAGCGCGTGAAGGCCATCGCCAAGCTGGGCAAGAACGCGGAGATCACCCGCTTCAAGGGTCTCGGTGAAATCTCCCCGGACGAGTTCAAGTTCATGATCGGCCCGGACATGCGGCTCGACCCCGTCGAGTATGAGGAAGGCAAGGGCGTGAAGGAACTGCTCGCCTTCTACATGGGCAAGAACACCCCGGACCGGCAGGAGTTCATCATCGACAACCTGCGCGAGGACGTGGACCGCCAGATCGAGGCCGCGGTGGCGTAG